One window from the genome of Streptomyces cadmiisoli encodes:
- a CDS encoding HAD family hydrolase, whose protein sequence is MSTAPAGTFPYKLIATDLDGTLLRSDESVSRRTRDALAAATAAGAAHIVVTGRAVPWTRHILDDLGYQGLAVCGQGAQVYDAGAHRLLTSVTLDRQLAGVALAKIEAEVGPLFLAASRDGLDGEVLVGPGYALHGSLPATPFTDAADLWSAPLNKIYVQHPTLSDDELADVAARTAGGFVGVTMAGHGIVELLPLGLSKATGLSLAARRLGVKAADTIAFGDMPNDIPMFAWAGRAVAMANAHEELKAVADEVTASNEEDGIAVVLERLLAQGA, encoded by the coding sequence GTGAGCACGGCCCCGGCTGGAACCTTCCCGTACAAGCTGATCGCGACCGACCTCGACGGCACGCTGCTGCGCTCCGACGAATCGGTCTCCCGGCGTACCCGTGACGCGCTCGCCGCGGCCACCGCGGCGGGCGCCGCCCACATCGTCGTCACCGGACGCGCGGTCCCCTGGACCCGCCACATCCTCGACGACCTCGGCTACCAGGGCCTCGCCGTCTGCGGCCAGGGCGCCCAGGTCTACGACGCCGGCGCGCACCGCCTGCTGACGTCCGTGACCCTGGACCGGCAGCTGGCCGGGGTGGCGCTGGCCAAGATCGAGGCGGAGGTCGGTCCGCTGTTCCTCGCGGCCAGCCGCGACGGGCTGGACGGCGAAGTGCTCGTCGGCCCCGGGTACGCGCTGCACGGCAGCCTCCCCGCGACGCCGTTCACGGACGCGGCGGACCTGTGGTCGGCACCGCTGAACAAGATCTACGTCCAGCACCCGACGCTGTCGGACGACGAGCTGGCCGATGTCGCCGCGCGGACCGCGGGCGGCTTCGTCGGCGTCACCATGGCCGGCCACGGCATCGTCGAGCTCCTCCCCCTCGGGCTGTCCAAGGCCACGGGGCTGTCGCTGGCCGCCCGCCGTCTCGGGGTGAAGGCGGCGGACACCATCGCCTTCGGCGACATGCCGAACGACATACCGATGTTCGCCTGGGCGGGCCGCGCCGTGGCCATGGCCAACGCCCATGAGGAACTCAAGGCGGTGGCGGACGAGGTGACGGCCTCCAACGAGGAGGACGGAATCGCCGTGGTCCTGGAGCGGTTGCTGGCGCAGGGGGCGTAG
- the serS gene encoding serine--tRNA ligase — protein sequence MIDLRLLREDPDRVRASQRARGEDVALVDALLSADERRRSSGVRFDELRAEQKGLGKLIPKASADEKTELLKRAEQLKADVKAADAERDAADAETQQLLLQLGNLVHTDVPVGGEEDFVTLETHGEIRDFTAEGFEPKDHLALGQLLGAIDVERGAKVSGSRFYFLTGVGALLELALVNAAMAQATAAGFTPMLTPALVRPQSMAGTGFLGQASQDVYHLDKDDLYLVGTSEVALAAYHMDEIIDAERLPLRYAGFSPCFRREAGSHGKDTRGIFRVHQFDKVEMFSYVAPEDSQAEHQRLLDWEKQWLTALELPFRVIDVASGDLGASASRKFDCEAWIPTQGKYRELTSTSDCTEFQSRRLQIRVREGKQVKPLATLNGTLCAVPRTIVAILENHQQADGSVRVPEVLRPYLGGREVLEPVAK from the coding sequence GTGATTGACCTTCGCCTGCTCCGTGAGGACCCCGACCGTGTGCGTGCCTCCCAGCGCGCCCGTGGAGAGGACGTCGCGCTCGTCGACGCTCTCCTGTCCGCCGACGAGCGGCGCAGGTCGTCCGGCGTCCGCTTCGACGAACTGCGCGCCGAGCAGAAGGGGCTCGGCAAGCTGATCCCCAAGGCCTCCGCGGACGAGAAGACCGAGCTGCTGAAGCGTGCCGAGCAGCTCAAGGCGGACGTCAAGGCGGCGGACGCCGAGCGTGACGCCGCCGACGCCGAGACGCAGCAGCTGCTCCTCCAGCTCGGCAACCTCGTGCACACCGACGTCCCGGTCGGCGGCGAGGAGGACTTCGTCACCCTGGAGACGCACGGCGAGATCCGCGACTTCACCGCCGAGGGCTTCGAGCCCAAGGACCACCTGGCACTCGGCCAGCTGCTCGGCGCCATCGACGTCGAGCGCGGCGCGAAGGTCTCCGGCTCCCGCTTCTACTTCCTCACCGGCGTCGGCGCCCTCCTGGAGCTGGCCCTGGTGAACGCGGCGATGGCCCAGGCCACGGCCGCCGGCTTCACACCCATGCTCACCCCGGCCCTGGTGCGCCCCCAGTCCATGGCGGGCACCGGCTTCCTCGGCCAGGCCTCGCAGGACGTCTACCACCTCGACAAGGACGACCTGTACCTCGTCGGCACCTCCGAGGTCGCCCTCGCCGCGTACCACATGGACGAGATCATCGACGCCGAGCGACTGCCGCTGCGCTACGCGGGCTTCTCGCCCTGCTTCCGCCGCGAGGCCGGTTCGCACGGCAAGGACACCCGGGGCATCTTCCGCGTCCACCAGTTCGACAAGGTCGAGATGTTCTCGTACGTCGCTCCCGAGGACTCGCAGGCCGAGCACCAGCGCCTGCTGGACTGGGAGAAGCAGTGGCTGACCGCGCTGGAGCTGCCGTTCCGCGTGATCGACGTCGCCTCCGGTGACCTCGGTGCCTCGGCCTCGCGCAAGTTCGACTGCGAGGCGTGGATCCCGACACAGGGCAAGTACCGCGAGCTGACCTCCACGTCGGACTGCACCGAGTTCCAGTCCCGCCGCCTCCAGATCCGCGTCCGCGAAGGCAAGCAGGTCAAGCCGCTGGCCACGCTGAACGGCACGCTGTGCGCCGTCCCGCGCACGATCGTGGCGATCCTGGAGAACCACCAGCAGGCCGACGGCTCCGTGCGGGTTCCCGAGGTGCTGCGTCCGTACCTCGGCGGCCGAGAGGTCCTGGAGCCGGTGGCCAAGTGA
- the pheA gene encoding prephenate dehydratase: protein MPASYAYLGPEGTFTEVALRTLPEAATRELIPYVSVQSALDAVRAGEAEAAFVPIENSVEGGITTTLDELVAGRPLMIYREVLLSITFALLVRPGTKLSDIKTVTAHPAAQPQVRNWLKANLPDVVWESAASNADGARLVQEGRYDAAFAGEFAAARYGLQALETGIHDAENAQTRFVLVGRPARPAAPSGVDKTSIVLWQRDDHPGGLRDLLGEFATRGINLMLLQSRPTGAGIGNYCFCIDAEGHISDRRVAEALMGLKRICLQVRFLGSYPRADAATANLRPLLKGTSDEEFASAADWVARCQDGRF, encoded by the coding sequence ATGCCAGCGAGCTATGCGTATCTGGGCCCCGAGGGCACCTTCACCGAGGTCGCCCTGCGCACTCTTCCGGAGGCCGCGACCCGGGAGCTGATCCCGTACGTGTCGGTGCAGTCCGCGCTCGACGCGGTGCGCGCGGGGGAGGCCGAGGCCGCGTTCGTGCCGATCGAGAACTCCGTCGAGGGCGGCATCACCACCACGCTCGACGAACTGGTCGCCGGCCGGCCTCTGATGATCTACCGCGAGGTGCTGCTGTCCATCACCTTCGCGCTGCTGGTCAGACCGGGTACGAAGCTGTCGGACATCAAGACGGTCACCGCCCACCCGGCCGCCCAGCCCCAGGTGCGCAACTGGCTCAAGGCGAATCTGCCCGACGTCGTCTGGGAGTCCGCCGCCTCCAATGCGGACGGCGCGCGCCTGGTGCAGGAGGGCCGGTACGACGCCGCCTTCGCCGGCGAGTTCGCGGCGGCCCGGTACGGCCTCCAGGCCCTGGAGACCGGCATCCACGACGCGGAGAACGCCCAGACGCGCTTCGTGCTGGTCGGCCGGCCCGCCCGGCCCGCCGCGCCGTCCGGGGTGGACAAGACGTCCATCGTGCTGTGGCAGCGTGACGACCACCCCGGCGGGCTGCGCGATCTGCTCGGTGAGTTCGCCACCCGGGGCATCAACCTGATGCTGCTCCAGTCGCGCCCCACCGGTGCCGGCATCGGCAACTACTGCTTCTGCATCGACGCCGAGGGCCATATCTCCGACCGCCGGGTCGCCGAGGCCCTGATGGGGCTCAAGCGGATCTGCCTCCAGGTGCGCTTCCTCGGTTCGTACCCGCGCGCGGACGCGGCCACGGCGAACCTGCGGCCCCTGCTGAAGGGCACGTCGGACGAGGAGTTCGCGTCCGCGGCCGACTGGGTGGCCCGCTGCCAGGACGGTCGGTTCTAG
- the efeB gene encoding iron uptake transporter deferrochelatase/peroxidase subunit, protein MADHTADQSVPHARTSRTGPDGDTARNTSAGQGISRRTLLGTAGATGLVLGASGGAVGYAAAPAPATPLTSVGADRVMFHGKHQPGITTPLQARGHLVAFDLAAGAGRKEAAALLRRWSQTARRLMAGEPSAERDTDVARDAGPSGLTVTFGFGHSFFGRTGLEKQRPVALDPLPDFSSDQLDRARSNGDLWVQIGANDALVAFHALRAIQQDAGGAARVRWQMNGFNRSPGATSHPMTARNLMGQIDGTRNPKPAEPDFDERIFVPASGADGPAWMADGSYAVVRRIRMLLDDWEQLSVKEQEDVIGRRKADGAPLSGGSETTEMDLEKTDAGGSLVVPINAHARITRPDQNGGAAMLRRPFSYHDGIGPDGVPDAGLLFVCWQADPLRGFVTVQRKLDRGDALSPFIRHEASGLFAVPGGAAEGTYVGQDLLEA, encoded by the coding sequence ATGGCTGACCACACGGCTGACCAGTCCGTTCCGCACGCCCGGACGTCCCGCACGGGGCCGGACGGGGACACCGCCCGGAACACCTCCGCCGGCCAGGGCATCTCGCGGCGGACCCTGCTGGGCACCGCCGGCGCCACCGGGCTGGTGCTCGGGGCGTCGGGCGGTGCCGTCGGATACGCCGCGGCGCCCGCGCCGGCGACGCCGCTCACCTCGGTGGGCGCCGACCGGGTGATGTTTCACGGGAAACATCAGCCCGGCATCACCACCCCGCTGCAGGCCCGCGGCCACCTCGTCGCCTTCGACCTGGCCGCGGGCGCGGGCCGCAAGGAGGCCGCCGCGCTGCTGCGCCGCTGGTCGCAGACGGCCCGGCGCCTGATGGCGGGCGAGCCGTCGGCCGAGCGGGACACGGATGTCGCGCGCGACGCCGGGCCGTCCGGCCTGACCGTCACGTTCGGCTTCGGGCACAGCTTCTTCGGCCGTACCGGGCTGGAGAAGCAGCGCCCGGTCGCGCTGGACCCGCTGCCCGACTTCTCCTCCGACCAGCTCGACCGGGCGCGCAGCAACGGCGACCTGTGGGTGCAGATCGGCGCGAACGACGCGCTCGTCGCCTTCCACGCGCTGCGCGCGATCCAGCAGGACGCGGGCGGCGCGGCCCGGGTCCGCTGGCAGATGAACGGCTTCAACCGCTCGCCCGGGGCCACCTCGCACCCCATGACGGCGCGCAATCTGATGGGCCAGATCGACGGCACGCGCAATCCGAAGCCGGCCGAGCCGGACTTCGACGAACGGATCTTCGTGCCGGCGTCCGGCGCGGACGGCCCCGCCTGGATGGCCGACGGCTCCTACGCCGTCGTACGCCGTATCCGCATGCTCCTCGACGACTGGGAGCAGCTCTCGGTCAAGGAGCAGGAGGACGTCATCGGACGCCGCAAGGCCGACGGGGCGCCGCTGTCGGGGGGCTCCGAGACGACGGAGATGGACCTGGAGAAGACGGACGCCGGGGGCAGCCTTGTCGTCCCGATCAACGCGCACGCCCGGATCACCCGGCCCGACCAGAACGGTGGCGCCGCCATGCTCCGGCGGCCGTTCTCCTACCACGACGGCATCGGCCCCGACGGGGTGCCGGACGCGGGGCTGCTGTTCGTCTGCTGGCAGGCGGATCCGCTGCGCGGCTTCGTCACGGTGCAGCGGAAGCTGGACCGGGGGGACGCGTTGTCCCCGTTCATCCGGCACGAGGCGAGCGGGTTGTTCGCGGTGCCGGGTGGGGCCGCGGAGGGGACGTACGTGGGCCAGGACCTGCTGGAGGCGTGA
- a CDS encoding copper resistance CopC/CopD family protein, whose product MTQTIASRVGSLVLLLLAAAGLLFAGAAPASAHAALTGSDPQQGAVVDKAPARISLSFSEPVSVTDDSLRVLGPKGERADTGPATAVSGTTYAVKLHSGLPDGTYTVTYQVVSADSHPVAGAYTFSIGAPSATSVALSDRTAGDGVVGQLYGFGRYVSYAGFIVLVGGAAFVLTCWPRGSGVRAVQRLVVSGWVALTAATLGLLLLRGSYTTSGKFGDVFDLDLLGQVLQTKTGAALVSRLLLIAAGALFIAVLFGAYDKRDEEEKRDLTFGLAVGGGVVATGIAATWAMSEHASAGLQAGIAMPVDVVHLLAVAAWLGGLCALLVALYRAPAELPVDAAAVRRFSHVAFGSVIALVATGLYQSWRQVGSWSALTGTRYGQLLLVKVGLVALLVGVAWISRRWTARLADSVTAVRGKQRERVTARAGSGGGARAASDGGKGKGSGDTKATKTARNGDAKGGGAGDPKRSAQLARQRAAVDAARQKRVRDADPVRHGLRRSVLAEAGVAVVLLAVTTALTATEPGRTVEAAEAAASSSSAGADTGALTLDMAFDTGGADGKGVVRLDIDPAQVGGNEMHVYVQRPNGRAFDIPEVKVAFTLEAKDIGPLPVVPDHITTGHWTASGVQIPMAGDWKIAVTVRTSDIDQTTVSKNAQIG is encoded by the coding sequence TTGACCCAGACCATCGCCTCCCGTGTCGGAAGCCTGGTGCTGCTGCTCCTGGCCGCCGCCGGCCTGCTGTTCGCCGGCGCCGCGCCGGCCTCCGCGCACGCCGCGCTGACCGGCAGCGACCCCCAGCAGGGGGCGGTGGTCGACAAGGCCCCGGCGCGGATCTCGCTCAGCTTCTCCGAACCCGTCTCGGTCACGGACGACTCGCTGCGGGTGCTCGGCCCCAAGGGCGAGCGCGCCGACACCGGCCCGGCCACCGCCGTCAGCGGCACGACGTACGCCGTGAAACTGCACTCCGGCCTGCCCGACGGCACGTACACGGTGACCTACCAGGTCGTGTCGGCCGACAGCCATCCCGTCGCCGGCGCCTACACCTTCTCCATCGGCGCTCCCTCCGCCACCTCCGTCGCGTTGTCCGACCGGACGGCCGGGGACGGGGTCGTGGGCCAGTTGTACGGCTTCGGCCGGTACGTGTCGTACGCCGGTTTCATCGTGCTGGTCGGCGGCGCCGCCTTCGTCCTGACCTGCTGGCCGCGGGGCTCCGGCGTACGGGCCGTCCAGCGGCTCGTCGTCTCGGGCTGGGTCGCGCTGACCGCGGCCACCCTGGGGCTGCTGCTCCTGCGCGGCTCGTACACGACGTCCGGGAAGTTCGGCGACGTCTTCGACCTGGACCTGCTCGGGCAGGTGCTCCAGACCAAGACGGGCGCGGCCCTGGTGTCCCGGCTGCTGCTGATCGCGGCGGGCGCGCTGTTCATCGCCGTGCTCTTCGGGGCGTACGACAAGCGGGACGAGGAGGAGAAGCGGGACCTGACCTTCGGGCTGGCGGTCGGCGGCGGCGTCGTGGCCACCGGGATCGCCGCGACCTGGGCCATGTCCGAACACGCCTCGGCCGGGTTGCAGGCGGGGATCGCCATGCCGGTCGACGTGGTGCACCTGCTCGCCGTGGCGGCCTGGCTGGGCGGGCTGTGCGCCCTGCTCGTCGCGCTGTACCGGGCGCCCGCCGAACTGCCCGTGGACGCAGCCGCCGTACGGCGGTTCTCGCATGTCGCGTTCGGCAGCGTGATCGCGCTGGTGGCGACCGGCCTGTACCAGTCGTGGCGGCAGGTCGGCTCCTGGTCGGCGCTGACCGGCACGCGGTACGGCCAGTTGCTGCTGGTCAAGGTCGGGCTCGTGGCGCTGCTGGTCGGTGTCGCCTGGATCTCGCGGCGGTGGACCGCGCGGCTGGCGGACTCCGTGACCGCCGTTCGCGGGAAGCAGCGGGAGCGGGTCACGGCGCGAGCGGGCTCCGGTGGCGGCGCGCGAGCCGCGTCGGACGGCGGCAAGGGCAAGGGAAGCGGCGACACGAAGGCCACCAAGACCGCGAGGAACGGCGACGCCAAGGGCGGCGGTGCCGGGGATCCGAAGCGGTCGGCGCAGCTCGCCCGGCAGCGGGCCGCCGTGGACGCCGCGCGGCAGAAGCGGGTCCGGGACGCGGATCCGGTCCGCCACGGCCTGCGGCGCTCGGTGCTGGCCGAGGCGGGCGTCGCGGTCGTGCTGCTCGCGGTGACCACCGCGCTGACCGCGACGGAGCCGGGACGCACGGTGGAGGCGGCCGAAGCGGCCGCCTCGTCCTCGTCCGCGGGCGCCGACACGGGGGCGCTGACGCTGGACATGGCCTTCGACACCGGCGGCGCGGACGGCAAGGGTGTCGTACGGCTCGACATCGACCCCGCCCAGGTCGGCGGCAACGAGATGCATGTCTATGTGCAGCGACCCAACGGCCGTGCCTTCGACATCCCCGAGGTGAAGGTCGCCTTCACCCTGGAGGCCAAGGACATCGGGCCGTTGCCCGTGGTCCCGGACCACATCACCACCGGGCACTGGACGGCGAGCGGAGTGCAGATCCCCATGGCGGGCGACTGGAAGATCGCCGTGACCGTACGGACCTCCGACATCGACCAGACGACCGTCTCCAAGAACGCGCAGATCGGCTGA
- a CDS encoding copper chaperone PCu(A)C, which translates to MRSRTALTALLLTGSLALAGCGADADDAAAALSVSSAYMPQPVSDSMAAGFLTIANTGGRAAQLTSVTSDIGEVTLHETVGQRMQEVSKVPVPANGQLVFKSGGSHLMFEKLKRKPRQGETVSVKLHFAAADPVTVDMPVKPATYNPKTGH; encoded by the coding sequence GTGAGGTCCCGCACCGCCCTCACCGCGCTGCTGCTGACCGGGTCGCTCGCCCTGGCCGGCTGCGGCGCGGACGCCGACGACGCGGCCGCGGCCCTCTCCGTCAGTTCCGCCTACATGCCGCAGCCCGTCTCGGACTCCATGGCGGCGGGGTTCCTGACCATCGCCAACACCGGCGGCCGGGCTGCCCAGTTGACCTCCGTCACCAGCGACATCGGTGAGGTGACCCTGCACGAGACGGTCGGGCAGCGGATGCAGGAGGTCAGCAAGGTCCCCGTGCCCGCGAACGGTCAACTCGTGTTCAAGAGCGGCGGGAGCCACCTGATGTTCGAGAAGCTGAAGCGCAAGCCGAGGCAGGGTGAGACGGTCTCGGTGAAACTGCACTTCGCCGCCGCCGACCCCGTGACGGTGGACATGCCGGTGAAGCCCGCGACATACAACCCGAAGACCGGGCACTGA
- a CDS encoding SCO family protein yields MRKKTFAAAALLAAATLTLSACGSGDDSGSPITVVSEEPGSDKAATVLDQPFEKPDLVLTDTRGKAYDLREETAGKPTLIYFGYTNCPDVCPLTMNNIAVAKKQLSEAEQDKLQVVFVTTDPERDTASALGKWLKGIDPQAVGLTGDFSTIQAGARSLGISIDPPKKEKGKIVSTHGTQVIAFSPETDAGYVVYGEEATVDDYTKDLPKLVTGEAP; encoded by the coding sequence ATGCGTAAGAAGACGTTCGCGGCGGCCGCGCTGCTCGCCGCCGCCACCCTGACCCTGTCCGCCTGCGGCAGCGGCGACGACAGCGGGTCACCCATCACCGTGGTGTCCGAGGAGCCCGGTTCCGACAAGGCCGCCACCGTTCTCGACCAGCCGTTCGAGAAGCCGGACCTGGTCCTGACCGACACCCGGGGCAAGGCGTACGACCTCCGCGAGGAGACCGCCGGCAAGCCGACTCTGATCTACTTCGGCTACACCAACTGCCCCGACGTCTGCCCCCTGACGATGAACAACATCGCCGTCGCCAAGAAGCAGCTGTCCGAGGCGGAGCAGGACAAGCTCCAGGTCGTGTTCGTCACCACCGACCCGGAGCGGGACACCGCGTCCGCGCTCGGCAAGTGGCTGAAGGGCATCGACCCGCAGGCCGTGGGCCTGACCGGCGACTTCTCCACCATCCAGGCCGGTGCGCGCAGCCTCGGCATCTCGATCGACCCGCCGAAGAAGGAGAAGGGCAAGATCGTCTCCACGCACGGCACCCAGGTCATCGCCTTCTCCCCCGAGACCGACGCGGGTTACGTGGTCTACGGCGAGGAGGCCACCGTCGACGACTACACCAAGGACCTCCCCAAGCTCGTCACGGGGGAAGCCCCGTGA